In Phocoena phocoena chromosome 7, mPhoPho1.1, whole genome shotgun sequence, the genomic window ATAAATTTGACTGCATCATTATTTCAGATTCAAATTCAGTCTTCATAGATTGGGTTTTAGAAGCTAGCAATGTTCATGACGTGTTTGATAAAGTCTTTACAAATCCAGCAGCTTTTGACAGCGATGGTCATCTCACTGTGGAAAATTATCATGCTCATTCTTGCACTAGGTGCCCCCCAAATCTTTGCAAAAATGTAGTTTTGGTAGAATTTGTAGGTAAACAGTTACAACGAGGAGTGAATTATACACGAATTGTTTATATAGGTGATGGCGGAAACGATGTCTGTCCAGTAACCTTCTTAAAGAAGAATGATGTTGCCATGCCACGGAAAGGATATACTTTACAGAAAACTCTTTCTAGGATGTCTCAAAATCTTGAGCCTATGGAGTCTTCTGTTGTATCTTGGTCTTCAGGTGTTGAAATAATTTCTCATTTACAATTTCTAATAAAGGAGTAATATGCCAATAATTGAAATGTGTATCAGTTAAGATTAAATACAGCAGCATAAAACTAAAACCCCAAATaacagtggctttaaaaaaagaaaaaaagttttccctCTCACTTAAAAGAATTTCAGAGTTAAGTATCTCAAAGTTTCTGTGTTGCTTTACCAACCTCAGCATTTGACTTCCAACTTATGATCCAAGATTGCTGTTCAAGCTCCTTCCCTCACATCAACTTTCTGACCAGCAAGGAGGACAGTGAGAGAGAAGGTTGCACCCTCATTTAAATTTCACTGGCCAATACATTGTCACAATGCTCCTTCCTAACTGCAAGGAAGGATGAAAAATATAGCTTTTATTTCAGGTGGTCATATTCATAAACAGGCTTTTGAAGGCCTGTTTGCTTCTGAATCACTCTTACTCATGATGGACAGCCTTTTGGGATCCTATTCAAAGTAAGGGGAAGGGTTTATCACTGCAGGCCTCATACTCCAATACCTCTTCACCTGGGTCCCACGAAGACTGTCAAGATAGCCACTCAGTATGTCAGATACCACTTACAGAATTGGCCAACCCTTTCACGGAAAAGAAGCTCACCTACCTAAGTTTCTGTGCTTCCTTAGCTGACAGTTATTGTCAGCTCTCTCATGTCTTtaagcagatattttaaaaattgtgttcagCTATCAGCTTTTCCCGATGTACTCTGTAGAAGACCTGGTCCAAATTACTTGATTTACAACTACTAAAaatgaaagtattattttttttttgcttgcataATTTATAATTTGTTACTGGCCTCAACTTGGAGAGAAATCACAATGTATAAGAGTaagtttcataaataaaatttaaaaaaagagtaagtgtTTCAACATAATCTAACCTAttaatttaaagcaaaacaaagtttACTTTTTCAACCTGGAAAAAAATAGAGTAccaatttttttcccataaaattacattgaacatttttatttctggagctttctatatggaaaagaaaatcctAACATTATTACGTAAGGGATATTTATGCCTAAAACATGTGAGCCTAGAAATTAACACAGTACTGTACAACTTTCTAGGTCAGCTGATATTTTTCTAATATCCCTATATGAAACAGTTTCTTAAATGTTGAGTATTCCTACAAACTATATTGTATCACTCAATATTTCATTGCCAAACAGAAATAACATACTGATTAAATCAGCATTCTGGAGTTACAGTCTGTAATaatgatataaatttaaaatacttgaagaacattaatttgtatttcatttcaaaAGGAAAGTGTGAAATTAATGAACACTTGGGCAATAGATACTGCATCCCTATCTCTAAAATTAACTGATTTGGAAGTAGTGTATTCTTATGTGAACTAAGAATTAGGCTTATTTTGAAGATCTGTAACTGCTAGACATACTTTGGAAATAAAtaccaaagaaagtaaaatataagaCTAATCTCTTggggaataaatttaaaaatataatctaccTATTAACCATCTTTGGTAGAGTCCACTAGTTGCACTTACCTCAATTTTGTACTctacttctttccatttttcccagGCATATGACCATCTGAAGTAAAAGCTATATTTTTCATCCTTCCTTGCAGTTAGGAGGGAGCATTGTGACTAAGTATTGGCCAGTGAAATTTAAATGAGGGTGCAACCTTCTCTCTCACTGTCCTCCTTGCTGGCCAGAAAGTTGATGTGAGGGAAGGAGCTTGAACAGGCAGCTCACCTTTGAATACTCTCAATCCCTGAAATTGGACTGAAGTTATCTAAGATTTTTAGAACTCCCAGGTGCTTGACTAAAGCAAATCTGAACTCTCTTAGAGGAAGTTAATATCCTTAGTATGGTGGGCAGACTCTAACGTAACCCCCCATGATCCCTATAAGCtcatattctgtgtgtgtgtgtgtggggggaagtGTATGTGTGGAGAAGGTGATCTAGGACTTGCTTCTAATTAATGCAATACCACAAAGATGATGGGATGTATCATTTATGTGTATATGATTATATTACATCAGGTCCTTACGCCCATCTTGTTAGGGAACTCGCTCCCTTGCTAATTTTaaagaagcaagctgccatgttgtgaactGGCCTTCAGAGAGGGCCACATGGCAAGCAACTGAGGGTGGTCTCTAGCCAAAAGCAAGAAGTAGGTCCTTGGTCCAACAGTCTGCAGGGAACTGAATACTGCAACCATGTAAGTTTGGAAGTGGATCCTTTCATAGTGGAACCTCAGCTGAGATCACAGCTCAGGGTGACACCTTGATTTAGCCTTGTAAGACCCTGAAACAGAGGCCCTTTGAGCTGTGCTTGCACTCTTAACCCACGGAAcccatgagataataaatgtctgttgtttgaagatgctaagtttgtggtaaaactgttagcagcaatagaaaattaatgcaataGGCCTCAAAATCTAAACAGTTTTGTAAGTACATTGTAAAGCACATAGTAAAAAGTAGCTACACCAAGAGATATAAATGAACACCAgcagaagtttttatttaaatagatcTGCGTGACCTCCAAGTATTGGAGTTTACAGACACAAACTAAACTTACGAGAATTTTGGCAAAGAACTGAAAATTACATAAACAATATGGAAatactagaactgaaaaataacgTGACTGAAATTAGAATCTTAATGGATGGATTTGACAATAAAACAGACATAGCTGAAGAGAGTTAGTGACTAAACACAAGTTCGaagaaaatatccagaataatgcagaaagagacaaaacaatgaaaatacagaagagaaattaagacatagAAGATATAGCAAGATCTAACATAGGAAATTGGTgtcccagaaagagaggagaaagaaaatgaaacaagcaatattttaagagataatgAGAACGTTACAAAGTTGCCGAAATACATCAAACCACAGATTCAAGAGCCCTCATGAACtccaaacaggaaaataaaatgaaaaccacatgAAATCACATTGTTGTAAAACTGCCAATAACCAATGATGGAAAAAGCATCAGAtagctagagggaaaaaaaaaagatgacattgAAGGAGCAACAATTAAACTAACAgctgatattatttttttcttaaatgtttgatagaattcaaggACGCCATCTaagcctggagttttctttgctgGAAGGTTTTAACTACTAGTTTGATTTCTTTTGTAGATTATAGGTAAAGGTTGTATAGTTTTCTTGAGTAAGACTTGGTAGTTAGTGACTGTATTTGTTATCTCTTGCTGCATAGTAAGTTACCTGAGAATTTAACAGCTTAAAACTAAGCattcattatctcacagtttctgtggctcAGGAATTGAAGAGCCCTTAACTGGATTGTTCTGGCTCAGGATCTCTAATAGGGCAAGATGTCAGCTAGGGCTCTAGTCATACGAAAGCTTGACTAGAGCTGAAGGCTCTGCTTGCAAGGTGGCTGACTCACATGGCTTTtggcaggagacctcagttcCTCACTGATTGTTATCAGGAATCTCAATTTACTGCTGATTACTGGCAGGAGGCCTCAATTTCCAACCACATGGGCATCTCTAGAGAGTTGCTTGAATGTCCTGAAGACATGGTTTCCTGCCAAGTGACCAATCCAAGAGAGAGGGCAAAGAGGAAACCATGATGCCTTAGTGACCTAGTCTCAGAAATCAAACACCATCCATTCCACTATATTCTATTTGTATTCTAAAACagaatacagggacttccctggcggtccagtggttaagactttgccttccaatgcagggagtgtgggtttgatccccagtTGGGTAGCTAAGATACCACATGGCTCGCAgccaaaataccaaaacataaaacagaagcagtattataacaaattcaataaagactttaaaaatagtccccatcaaaaaaaaaaaaaatctttaaaaaaaaaccacgaCAATACAAAGGCCCACAATCAAAAGGAGGGGAATTAGGCTCTACCTTTCAGTGGAGGTACTTTTAAACCACCATGGTGTTGGACATACTTTTAAACCACCATGGTGTCTCTCAAAGACTTTGCCCATTTCATGTAAGTTGTGAAATTTATGGGCATAAAGTTTTTCATAATACTCGCGTATTAATCCTTTAATTTGCAGTCAACACATGGATATCTACTGTCTAGATTTTACCATTAGCATTttactctggggacttccctggtggtccagtggttaagaatctgccctccaatgcaggggacgcgggtttgatccctggtcaggcaactaaggtcccacatgctgtggcgcaactaagcctgcatgctctacAGCTGACGTTCTGCAACTACCAAGCccgcacactctggagcccgcatgccgcaactaagacccaaggcagccaaatagataaataaataaatagtttttaaaaacccaaagaaCATTTTACTCTGCTTGTTTTATCACATACCTGTCCGTTCCTCTatctatctgtcttttttttttttcttttgcctttttaacaTAAGCATTGTTtgtcccctttccttctttcttccccagtGTATAAAACCATGTGCTTCTCTGGCTCTGATTGGAACTCAGTTATCCTCAAGCTCTATGTGAACTCTGGGAATTATTTGATTTACAGTTCTTGGGATCATTCTTTGCCCAGACTTACAGTATTTCACCCTATTCATGTGTCTTAGTATCCAGCCATAGACTCATGGGGACAACCCCTCTTACAGATTTCTGAAACTCTCTCTCCATTTAGCTCTGTCCTCTCTTGTACTCTGTCCTACAAAAAGCCAATTGTGCCTCCCCAAACTTATCTCCATCTCCTCAACTCGGTGAGACTACCATGGTCGGCTTGGGATTCTCCCTCCCTGTACCTCAGGCTGGAAAATGTCTCCAGGCAGAAATGCAGGCAATTATAAGGCTCACTTCAtctgtttcccttctctcagggatcacaTTCCTGCACTGCCTGTTGTCCAGTGCCTGAAAACTgctatttcttatattttgtccagttttcttatTGTTTACAGTGGAATGGTTAGTCCAGTCCCAGTTCCTCCAGGAAAAGAAATTGTAGTGTctcatttttcattcctaatgTAACATGGTGATTAAAAGCTCTGCTCTAGATTAAAAGACCTGAATTTGAATTCTAGCCCTGGATTGGGTAAATTACTAGCCTCTCAACaccccaactttctttttttttcaattttatttatttatttatttggctgtgccaggtcttagttgtggaacTTGGGATCgtcgctgcggcatgtgggatctttagttgcgacatgcaacCACTGCAATACAggcaccaaccaatcagaacagAAGCACCAAACAAGAATGGATTCTGGCCACAGACATAACAGTTCCTGTGTCTGAATAGCAGCCCTGTACTTGTCATATATGCCAGCACCTCACACACATACGATGCACTCAATGTTAGTTCACTGAAGTCCAAATTTTAGTCTGTTccgtttcctctttttaaatgtctgaacATGTCCTTTGCTCATTTATCTATAGGGTCTTGTGTTCTGCTTATCTGTTTTCCTGAGTACTTCATATATGTAAGATACAAACATGTTGGCATTAAATTGTGTTAATCTTTTCTAAatcttatgttttattatttctagataatCTGgtcttaatctttattttaaaatgtgagcaTATCTAAATTAATATGTGCCTTATTGTCTCATTAGATTATGTTAGttaatgaaacaaatatattGATACACACTAACTAGGCTTTTTACAATAAAATGTAAGACTCTTGttctctaaaatttttctttccacaAAAGAATCTTTGTGTTCCCCTCATATCTAAGCAAATTCTTTGTGACCAGTTTTACTGTGCTGAACTGTGAACTTATAAAATAGAGATGCTAGAGTTAAAAATGGGAATTGAAGAAGACTATTGAATAGAGAGGTAGAGGAACCTCGTGTTCTTCACACGAGATTCTAGGATAGccgtggtaggc contains:
- the PHOSPHO2 gene encoding pyridoxal phosphate phosphatase PHOSPHO2, whose amino-acid sequence is MKILLVFDFDNTIIDDNSDTWIVQCAPEKKLPIELQDSYEKGFWTEFMGRVFKYLGDKGVREDEMKRAMISMPFTPGMVELLNFIRKNKDKFDCIIISDSNSVFIDWVLEASNVHDVFDKVFTNPAAFDSDGHLTVENYHAHSCTRCPPNLCKNVVLVEFVGKQLQRGVNYTRIVYIGDGGNDVCPVTFLKKNDVAMPRKGYTLQKTLSRMSQNLEPMESSVVSWSSGVEIISHLQFLIKE